The sequence CGCGATTAGAACCACGCACGCGCAGAGGGTCAAGGGGCATCAAGTCGCACGACGATTTCGTTCCTGCAGAAGGAACGGATCGCACCCGTCATCCTGAGCGAGCGCAGCGAGTCGAAGGACCTTGCTTGGTCCTCGACGCAGACACACTGCGAGGTCCCTCGGCTGCGCTCGGGATGACGGAAGTGCGCTCGTTCGACTCGCTGCTACTTGCGTCGTTTGGCCCCACGCCGTGGGGTCGCCGTCATCGGGTCCTCGGGCCAATCGTGTTTGGGATACCGCGCGCGGAGGTCTTTGCGGACCTGCGGGTAGGTGTTTCTCCAAAAGCTGGCGAGGTCATCGGTCACCTGCTGAGTCCGCATGTTGGGGGCGAGCAGATGCAGCGTCACCGGCACCGCGCCGCCGCAAACCCGCGGCGTGGCGGCAAGGCCGAAGAGCTCCTGGATGCGGACAGCGAGAATTGGGCCGCGCACGTAGCCCGGCTCGGCTGACGTGTGGCCCCAGTCCAGCTTGATACGACTGCCCGACGGGACCACGAGCGCGTCGGGCACGTGCTTTTCGAAGACCTCCCGCCACGCGGACGAGGCGATTTCAGCACGTACCCACTCGCGCACCAGATCACGCACCTTCGCCTCCGTCGGCTCGCCGAGCGACGCAGCAAGGCGACAGGCGTTCTCCACGTGCTCGTACTCCGGGAGGCCGCCAGGCAGCTGGTCTTCGGGCCAGAGGTGATGGGGCAGGTGGTTCTCAAGGAAACCCAGCCTGATGAAGACGTCGTCCGGCGACGTGTCGCCGTAGGCAAAGTTGAGCCCAGCATTATCATCGGGTGAGCACTTTTCGAGGAGCAACTTTGCCGCGTCCCACGGATCTTCGAACCTGCCTGTTTGCTGCTCATGCAGCACCAGGTCGCCAAAACGTGTGCGGCGAATGGCTTCGACTGCACGCTTTTGATCATTCCAATGGGCGATCGTTTCAACGACGACGTGCCGCGGCAGAAGCTCGTCGAGCCACTCGACCTCGATCGGCGAGACCAGCCGGGCCTCGGCCTGCTGGGCTTTGGCAAAGCTGCCACGGCGGGCGTCGAGCGCGAGGAACCAGTCGCCGCGCACGGCCGATGAGTCAGCCAGCGTCACGCCGCCACCGTTGACCAGCGTCGCGGTTTCAGGAGAGCGCCGTCGACAGACGCGGTCGGGGAAGGCGAGAAGGAGCAGTTTTTCGAGGGAACTGGTGGGGGCGACGGAATCCGGGCCTGGCGGCCCGGCGTCGTCATGAGCACCCCGACGCCGAAGCGCCAGCTTCGGATCCGGTCGTGCAGCACCTTTCGTCTGCCACAGCAGCACGTCCCGCGCGCGACGGACCATCTGCGTGACGACCGGGTTGAGCTTGCGAGCGTCAAACGCCGCGATGAGATCAGCCATCGTCGCGGTCCTGCTGCCGGGCAGATCAGCGCCTTCTCCCAGAAGCGCCGCCGCCAGCGCCGCGTCGCTCGCCAGCTCCGGCGGGGCCAGAGCCAGCAAGGCGGCCGGGCGGGGTGGCAGGGGGATCGACTGCATCGCCTTACCGAGCCTGGTCAGCCGGCCGTCCTCGACTGCGCTGAGCCAGTCGAGCAGGGTCATCGCCGCGTCCAGGCGTTCGGGCTCGGGCGGCTCGAACCAGTCGAGCGTCTGCGGGTCGCCGCCCCATGCCAGCACCGACAGGGCCGCCCGCGACACGTCGGCCCGCCGAATCTCCGGCACGTCGAACGCCGGCAGCCGCTTGTGCGTCATCGCCGACCAGAGCCTGATGCACCGGCCCTCGGCCACGCGTCCGGCGCGACCCGCACGCTGCTCGGCCGAGGCCTGGCTGATCCGCTCGGTCGTCAGCGTCTCAACGCCGCGCGACGTGTCGAATCCGGCCCGGCGGACCTGCCCCGAGTCGACGACCACCCGCACGCGCGGCAGCGTCAGCGACGTCTCGGCGATGTTCGTCGCGCAGATCACCCGCGGCCGATCGCCGTCGCCGCGGACCGCCTCGTCCTGCTCCTCCTTCGTCAGCGACCCGTGCAGCGGGAGGCAGTCGTAGCCGAACCGCCGACCGATCGGACGGATGGCCTCTAGTGTTGCTTCGATTTCGCGAACGCCCGGAAGGAAGACGAGTACGTCGCCGGTATCGTTTTGTAGTAGAGGCTCAATTTTATTTGATATGCGATGCTGGATTGGTCGCGGACTGTCGCCGGCATAATTGATGTTCACGGGGAACGTCCGACCCGGCACGTGGAGCACCTCCGGCTCGCCGAGATAGCCGGCGACCTGGTCGGCGTCGAGGGTCGCGCTCATCACGACGATCCGAAGATCATCACGAAGTTGCTGTGCCTCCTTCAGCATCGCCAGCGTGAGATCCGCGTCGAGGCTGCGCTCGTGGAACTCGTCGAGCACGACCACGGCGATCCCTTCCAGCAGCGGATCGGCCACTACGGTCCGGGCCAGAACGCCTTCGGTCACAATGCGGATCGGCGTGGTGGCCGTGAGGTGTTTCTCGAATCTCACCGCGTACCCAACAGTGTCGCCCAGACGCCAGCCGTTCTCGTCGGCGATGCGACTCGCAGCGAGCCTGGCGGCGACCCGGCGGGGCTGGAGCATGACACAATGACCGTGCGTCAAAAGGTCCGCCCGAAGCAGCGCCGGCGGGACGCGCGTCGTCTTGCCCGCGCCCGGCTCGGCGACCAGCACGACGTCCCGCCCCGCGGCAAGCGCGGCTGTCAGCCGCGGCAGGTGCTCGTCGATCGGCAGCGGGGTCACGGGTCCGAGGCTACGGATCGTGCACAAGCTGTCGCGCCGGCAGAACGTGCGGATTTTCCAGAGGCCGGTGCAAAACGTGTCGCGCCGCGCGCGTGGGGCGCTCGCGGCCTGAGTCGGATGTGGCCTTTGGACGATGTGAGATCTTGCTGACACGAGGGGGCGACGACCTTCGTCGGACCATCGCGACACCCGGCGCGCCCGCTCGCGCCAGGCCATCCACACGTGCACAAGCTGACAGGATGAGTTGAGAGCGTTTGACCAACAACGGCTTGCGGTGTCAAGATGAGATTCGATTCACCGTTATCGACAGACTCACTTCTGGGGACTGCCCTTTCCACTTCGTCAACCAGAGGTGATCCGGAATGGCCCACGTGGAGCGCGCGGTCGCCTGGCGGATCGGCGTGGGCACGGGGTGAGCGTTTCGCATAGAGTGCCGCTTCGATTCGTCCAGGCCGGCTAAGGCCGCTTAACTATCTGCCATGAAGGTCATCTGCAATCGCGGCGCGCTGCTCGAAGCCCTCGGAGTCGTCGGCCAGGCCGTGCCCGCTCGTACGCCCAAGCCGGTCCTCACGTGTGTCCGCCTCCAAGCCACCGACGATGCTTTGGTGTTGTCGGCTACGGACTTGGAGATCGCCGTGCGTTTTACCAACACGCAGGTCCAGGTCGAGCAGACGGGGGAAGCCCTGCTTCCTGCGGACAAGCTGCGGGACATCGTTCGCGAGAGCGTCGACGACACGCTCTCTGTCGAGCTCAAGGGCGAACAGGCGATCATCAAGGGTGGCGACAGCCGCTTTACCGTTTATACGCAAGCAGTTGCGGACTTCCCGCCCGTCGCCGAGTTCGAGGGCGAGCCGGACGTGATCGTCACGGGCTCGGTGCTGAAGGGCTTGATCCATCGCACCAGCTTCGCGGCAGCGCGGGAGGGCACGCGCTACGCCTTCAACGGCGTGCTCACCACGGTGCGTGACGGCCGGCTGGTCATGGTCGCCACCGACGGCCGCCGACTCGCTCAGGCGGTTGGCGATGCCGAGGTGAAGATGGCGGTCGAGGACCCGAAGAAGGCGCCCAAGTCGATCATCCCGACCAAGGCCCTGAACCTCGTGGACAAGCTGGTGGGCGATCCGGAAGAGCCGGTCAAGCTGCAAATCAAGGCCAATCAAGTGCTTGTTGGCACGAAGCACGCGACGCTCTCGACCACGCTCGTCGAGGGCCAGTTCCCGCCGTTCGAGGACGTCATCCCCAAGGACAACGACAAGGCGATGACGGCCGCGTGCGGCGACTTCATGTCGGCCGTCCGCCGTGCGAGCCTGCTCACCACCGAGGAGAGCAAGGGCGTTCGCATGCACTTCACCAGCGAGGGCCTCAAGCTCACCAGTCGCAGCCCGGAGGCGGGCGAGGCTGAGGTGAACTTCGCGTGCAAGTTCGACGGCGACGACGTGGAGATCGGCTTCAACCCGCAGTTCCTGGTCGACGGCCTGAAGGTCGTCCAGACCGACGAGGTTCGGTTCGAGCTCTCCGGCAGCAACCGGCCGGGCCTGCTGCTGGGTGGCGACGACTTCCTGTACGTGGTGATGCCGGTCAATTTGCAGTGATTTTCCCGTAGAAACGCATGGATCGCGACCTCGCCGAGCTTCGCCGACTCGACGCCGCCAAGCGCAACACCCGTGTCGAGGGCGAATCGCTTGGCATGGAAGCTGTGCAGCTGTTCCATCAGCAGGTCGAGAAGCGGCACACCAAGCTGGGCAAGGCCACCGAGGCGTGGGCGCGTGTCGTGCCCGAGTCGCTGCAGGAGCACGCGTGCATCGAGTCCTTGGTCCGAGGCCGGCTGACGGTGCTGGTCGACACGGCCCCGCACCTGTTCCAGCTGCGGCAGCTGATGCTGGCTGGCCTGGAGGATCAGCTGCTGTTGGCGTGTCGCGGCGCGGGTGTGCGGAAGATCAGCCTGAAGCGCGGCCGGTGGTACGACGACGCGGGAAATGACTGTTTCTAAGGGATATTTGAAGGGCTGCTATCGTGCCACGCGGAAGGCCGCGGCGTCGAGGTCACGCGCCTGCTCCGCGGCGGTGCGAAGGTTGCCGGTCGGCAAGTCTTCGGCCAGCTGCCTGACTGCTCGTTCCGCTGCATTGCGATCGGGCGTGCGCGGTGCTCCGAAGCGCGACTTGCCCAGACGCAGGATCGCCTCGGTTCGCCACATCGGGTCGGCCTGGTCGCTGCGGGCGATGGCCAGGACGTCGCCGAAGTGGGTCTCGGCCCGTGTGTCGGTCGCGACGTCGTTGTTGGCTGAACCGATCGCATCCCACAGCGGCAGGGTGGTTTCGGTGAGGTACGCCGACAACGCTGACGAGGCCGCGCGGAAGTCAGCGGCATTCGCATCACCGGCAGCCTGAGCCAGCGCCCCAAGTCCACTCAACCCGTCGGCCATGAGCTGCGTGCCAAAACGCCACTGCCGGTAGATCACCCGCTCCTCCGCGAGGTGGTGCCCGAGCGACAGCACGGCCTGGTAGATCGCGCGTGCACGCTCCGCGTCGTCGCCGTCGAAGTCCCTGGCCCGTGCTGCCCGGGTGGCAAAGACGGACGCCTGCTGCACCGCCGATCGGCCGAGGTTGTGCAGGTCGTCTAGCGGCTCGATCGATCGGTCGTAGTTGATCGCCAGCTCCGGCTCGTCGGCCAGCACGGCATCGTCTGCACCGGTCGTCTCGATCAGCGCGTCGATGACGTCGGTCAGCCGCGTCTCCTCTTCGACGGCTGTGCTCGTCGCTCGGGCCAACCGCTCCGCTGTGCGTCGCGCATCGACGTCGCTGCGATACAGCTCCAACAGCCGGCGGTACGACATGGCGGAGCCAGCGTCGTCCGGCACGACCTTGGTCACCGCCGGCGGAACCGACACGCTCGACCAGCGCGATGCGATTTGCCCCAGCGACGTGGGCGGCGTCACCGATCCACTGCCGGCCAGCGTCCAGGCGAGCGCGATCATCACGACGACGATGACGCCCGCCGTGATCCAGCCGTTGCGATTTCCCCAGGCCTCAGGAGGCATTGCCATGCCGGCACTCTACCGCGGGGCCATCGGTGTGACCGGCTAGCGTGCGGGTCATGCCGCGTCTCTCGGTCAACGTCAACAAGATCGCCCTGCTCCGCAACAGCCGACAGGGCAAGGGGCCCGACCTCGTCCGGCTGTCGCGGGTCGCACTCGACAGTGGGGCGGGCGGCATCACGGTCCACCCACGGCCAGACGAGCGACACATCCGCTACGACGACGTCGCTGCGCTGAAGGCGCTGGTCGACGAGTATCAGCAGGCCGAGTTCAACATCGAGGGCAATCCCTTTGAAGGCCAATGGCTGGAGCTGGTGCTGAAGACGAAGCCGGACCAGGCGACGCTCGTCCCCGACACGCCGGGCCAGTCGACGAGCGACCACGGCTTTGCGATGCCTGCCGACATCGAGCGACTGGTGCCGGTGGTCGACAAGCTGAAGCAGGCCGGCATTCGCATCAGCATCTTCATGGATCCCAACGCCGAGCAGATCGCGCAGGTCCGGCAGACGGGGGCCGATCGGATCGAGCTGTACACGGAGACGTTTGCCGTCGTCCACGGCACCGATGATCAGGAGCGCATCACGCGCGACTTCGCCCTGGCCGCCGGCGTCGCGCTGGAGCAAGGCCTGGGCGTCAACGCCGGTCACGACCTGAACCTGGCGAATCTCAAGGATTTTGCCGACGCGATGCCGCAGCTCGAC is a genomic window of Planctomycetota bacterium containing:
- the hrpB gene encoding ATP-dependent helicase HrpB, which produces MTPLPIDEHLPRLTAALAAGRDVVLVAEPGAGKTTRVPPALLRADLLTHGHCVMLQPRRVAARLAASRIADENGWRLGDTVGYAVRFEKHLTATTPIRIVTEGVLARTVVADPLLEGIAVVVLDEFHERSLDADLTLAMLKEAQQLRDDLRIVVMSATLDADQVAGYLGEPEVLHVPGRTFPVNINYAGDSPRPIQHRISNKIEPLLQNDTGDVLVFLPGVREIEATLEAIRPIGRRFGYDCLPLHGSLTKEEQDEAVRGDGDRPRVICATNIAETSLTLPRVRVVVDSGQVRRAGFDTSRGVETLTTERISQASAEQRAGRAGRVAEGRCIRLWSAMTHKRLPAFDVPEIRRADVSRAALSVLAWGGDPQTLDWFEPPEPERLDAAMTLLDWLSAVEDGRLTRLGKAMQSIPLPPRPAALLALAPPELASDAALAAALLGEGADLPGSRTATMADLIAAFDARKLNPVVTQMVRRARDVLLWQTKGAARPDPKLALRRRGAHDDAGPPGPDSVAPTSSLEKLLLLAFPDRVCRRRSPETATLVNGGGVTLADSSAVRGDWFLALDARRGSFAKAQQAEARLVSPIEVEWLDELLPRHVVVETIAHWNDQKRAVEAIRRTRFGDLVLHEQQTGRFEDPWDAAKLLLEKCSPDDNAGLNFAYGDTSPDDVFIRLGFLENHLPHHLWPEDQLPGGLPEYEHVENACRLAASLGEPTEAKVRDLVREWVRAEIASSAWREVFEKHVPDALVVPSGSRIKLDWGHTSAEPGYVRGPILAVRIQELFGLAATPRVCGGAVPVTLHLLAPNMRTQQVTDDLASFWRNTYPQVRKDLRARYPKHDWPEDPMTATPRRGAKRRK
- the dnaN gene encoding DNA polymerase III subunit beta encodes the protein MKVICNRGALLEALGVVGQAVPARTPKPVLTCVRLQATDDALVLSATDLEIAVRFTNTQVQVEQTGEALLPADKLRDIVRESVDDTLSVELKGEQAIIKGGDSRFTVYTQAVADFPPVAEFEGEPDVIVTGSVLKGLIHRTSFAAAREGTRYAFNGVLTTVRDGRLVMVATDGRRLAQAVGDAEVKMAVEDPKKAPKSIIPTKALNLVDKLVGDPEEPVKLQIKANQVLVGTKHATLSTTLVEGQFPPFEDVIPKDNDKAMTAACGDFMSAVRRASLLTTEESKGVRMHFTSEGLKLTSRSPEAGEAEVNFACKFDGDDVEIGFNPQFLVDGLKVVQTDEVRFELSGSNRPGLLLGGDDFLYVVMPVNLQ
- a CDS encoding DciA family protein translates to MDRDLAELRRLDAAKRNTRVEGESLGMEAVQLFHQQVEKRHTKLGKATEAWARVVPESLQEHACIESLVRGRLTVLVDTAPHLFQLRQLMLAGLEDQLLLACRGAGVRKISLKRGRWYDDAGNDCF
- a CDS encoding pyridoxine 5'-phosphate synthase, coding for MPRLSVNVNKIALLRNSRQGKGPDLVRLSRVALDSGAGGITVHPRPDERHIRYDDVAALKALVDEYQQAEFNIEGNPFEGQWLELVLKTKPDQATLVPDTPGQSTSDHGFAMPADIERLVPVVDKLKQAGIRISIFMDPNAEQIAQVRQTGADRIELYTETFAVVHGTDDQERITRDFALAAGVALEQGLGVNAGHDLNLANLKDFADAMPQLDEVSIGHALVGDAIELGLRETVRRYNEQLNGVAGRSMWEAVSAQRAAVIEPAGYTNDVRRQSR